The genomic stretch TCCGTTGCGATCAGATCAGATTTGTGCGACATAGGTCTATGGTTTGAATATTCAGTGTTCGGTGATCAGAAAGGATACGGCTTGCCGTTTTAGTCCTGGCACTCAGTCACTTCTTGCTGAACACCGAAAACGGGAAACTTGCCCACCTAGCAGGCGTTAGAAGTATCCTTCTTCCTTCTTCTTCTGCATCGACGCGCCTTGATCTTTATCGATGGCGCGGCCCTGGCGTTCGGAGGTCGTGGTTAACAACATCTCTTGGATGATGTCTGGCATCGTGACGGCTTCCGATTCCACGGCACCCGTCAGCGGATAGCAGCCGAGTGTGCGGAAGCGAACCATTTTCTCCTCGACCTTTTCGCCTGGCTGAAGGTCAATCCGGTCGTCATCGACCATGATCCACATATCGTTACGCCACACGACCGGTCGCTTGGCCGAGTAGTACAAGGGAACGATCGGAATCTCTTCGAGATGGATGTACTGCCAAACGTCGAGTTCTGTCCAGTTCGACAGAGGGAAAACGCGGATGCTCTCCCCTTTATTAACCTTGGTGTTGTACAAATTCCAAAGTTCCGGCCGCTGGTTCTTGGGATCCCAGCGATGATTCTTATCGCGGAACGAGAAGACTCGCTCCTTAGCTCGCGACTTCTCTTCGTCACGGCGAGCACCACCGAATGCAGCGTCGAACTTGTACTTGTCGAGGGCCTGCTTCAGCGAGACCGTCTTCATCAAGTCGGTATGGCGAACGCTGTCCTCGAACGGATCGATGCCCAGCTTCTTACCTTCCTCGTTGATGTGCACAATCAAGTCGAGTCCCAACTCCTTGCGGGCATATTCCTCGCGGAACTGGATCATTTCCTTGAACTTCCAGGTCGTGTCGACATGCATCAAGGGAAATGGCGGCTTGGCGGGATAAAACGCCTTCATGGCTAAATGAACCATGACGGACGAATCTTTCCCGATGGAATACAGCATCACCGGGTTCTCAAACTCGGCCGCAACTTCGCGGATGATATGGATGCTTTCCGCTTCCAACTGTTTGAGATGCGTAATCTGGTAACCGGACATCAATCAATCACTACAAGTTGAAGTTAGGCAATTCGATCCCAGCTCGCCGGAGGGAGTGGGCTAACCAGCGAAGTTGAACTCGCTCTGCTCGAGCAATCCGTTTGGAGCGAATCGCCTGATTATAGGGGGTAGGGGTATTATCAACAACGACACAA from Blastopirellula marina encodes the following:
- the cysD gene encoding sulfate adenylyltransferase subunit CysD, which gives rise to MSGYQITHLKQLEAESIHIIREVAAEFENPVMLYSIGKDSSVMVHLAMKAFYPAKPPFPLMHVDTTWKFKEMIQFREEYARKELGLDLIVHINEEGKKLGIDPFEDSVRHTDLMKTVSLKQALDKYKFDAAFGGARRDEEKSRAKERVFSFRDKNHRWDPKNQRPELWNLYNTKVNKGESIRVFPLSNWTELDVWQYIHLEEIPIVPLYYSAKRPVVWRNDMWIMVDDDRIDLQPGEKVEEKMVRFRTLGCYPLTGAVESEAVTMPDIIQEMLLTTTSERQGRAIDKDQGASMQKKKEEGYF